A DNA window from Allokutzneria albata contains the following coding sequences:
- a CDS encoding helix-turn-helix transcriptional regulator, producing MRFHDWIVDDAEDWTELSNSIAPMDHRFRTHGDWYATLTAQETDSYSVLHWDQGNERMAYRTPAHVRRVPDEDHYWVVVPQQGVYSMWHDDNPTRVPPGFASVNGLDEPFHMHVPVSQAYALRVPKSEIDLRVKPPGRVRLLLDVRTGLGRITQDMIRSLHAERGRVSEQEFNAVCDRICELLCMLATGDTPAQPSHLAETAEAVRRYVRENVGYGDVRLPAVAQALGWSPRQVRSILQQAGTTFRELRQEEAFRAARDMLADPAAKEIAISEIALRTGLTPTWFSTAFKARYGEAPRDFRHRRLAESPEQDG from the coding sequence ATGCGGTTCCACGACTGGATCGTCGACGACGCCGAGGACTGGACGGAGCTGAGCAACAGCATCGCTCCGATGGACCACCGCTTCCGCACGCACGGGGACTGGTACGCGACGCTCACCGCGCAGGAGACCGACTCCTACAGCGTGCTGCACTGGGACCAGGGCAACGAGCGGATGGCGTACCGCACGCCCGCACACGTCCGCCGCGTCCCCGACGAGGACCACTACTGGGTCGTCGTGCCGCAGCAGGGCGTGTACTCCATGTGGCACGACGACAATCCGACTCGCGTGCCGCCCGGGTTCGCGTCCGTCAACGGGCTCGACGAGCCGTTCCACATGCACGTGCCGGTGTCGCAGGCGTACGCGCTCCGGGTGCCGAAGAGCGAGATCGACCTCCGCGTGAAGCCGCCGGGACGGGTGCGGCTGCTGCTCGACGTGCGCACCGGCCTCGGCCGGATCACCCAGGACATGATCCGCAGCCTGCACGCGGAGCGCGGGCGCGTCTCCGAGCAGGAGTTCAACGCCGTCTGCGACCGGATCTGCGAGCTGCTGTGCATGCTGGCCACCGGCGACACGCCCGCGCAGCCCAGCCACCTCGCCGAGACCGCCGAGGCCGTCCGGCGCTACGTCCGGGAGAACGTCGGCTACGGCGATGTGCGGCTGCCCGCCGTGGCGCAGGCCCTCGGCTGGTCACCGCGCCAGGTGCGGTCCATCCTCCAGCAGGCCGGGACAACCTTCCGCGAGCTGCGCCAGGAGGAGGCGTTCCGCGCCGCCAGGGACATGCTCGCCGACCCCGCCGCGAAGGAGATCGCGATCAGCGAGATCGCGCTGCGCACCGGCCTCACGCCGACGTGGTTCTCCACCGCCTTCAAGGCGCGCTACGGCGAGGCTCCCCGGGACTTCCGCCACCGCCGCCTCGCCGAGTCGCCGGAGCAGGACGGCTAG
- a CDS encoding cytochrome P450 family protein encodes MPHPVPFPTADETVPGALARLRGIAPVVPVELPGGVVVWAVLTHEAVKEVLGNENKTFGKDKKHWPALHDGTIAEDWPMRALIQGNHINNVDGADHRRLRDYFGSAFSPRMIAELEPRVRGIVKELLDCVAEGDNEVDLVALFTDQVPMQVICELYGVAEDERPALSRHAMTVLSYASAPEAVRSAHLRLLALLDRLVDQKRKEPGDDLTSALVHARRGDDRLSQTELVDLLRLTLLAGHETTAHLLANSIISLCTHRDQLELAVKDDLWPRVVEESLRVDSPVQASPFRFSLKDTTVCGVEIPAGEALLICFGSAGTDPNQYGPTADQFDITRPQRPHLSFAYGPHFCAGAPLARLEGRIALAELFGRFPEMELAVAVEDIPYRPNFVTYGPAAVQVRLNRD; translated from the coding sequence ATGCCCCACCCGGTCCCCTTCCCCACCGCCGACGAGACCGTGCCCGGCGCCTTGGCGCGGCTGCGCGGGATCGCCCCCGTGGTGCCGGTGGAGCTGCCGGGGGGAGTGGTGGTCTGGGCGGTGCTGACCCACGAGGCGGTCAAGGAGGTCCTCGGCAACGAGAACAAGACCTTCGGCAAGGACAAGAAGCACTGGCCGGCGCTGCACGACGGGACGATCGCCGAGGACTGGCCGATGCGCGCGCTCATCCAGGGCAACCACATCAACAACGTCGACGGCGCCGACCACCGCAGGCTCCGGGACTACTTCGGCAGCGCGTTCTCCCCGCGCATGATCGCCGAGCTGGAGCCTCGGGTCCGCGGCATCGTCAAGGAACTGCTGGACTGCGTCGCCGAGGGCGACAACGAGGTCGACCTCGTTGCGCTGTTCACCGACCAGGTGCCGATGCAGGTGATCTGCGAGCTGTACGGCGTTGCCGAGGACGAGCGCCCCGCCCTGAGCAGGCACGCCATGACGGTGCTCTCCTACGCCAGCGCCCCGGAAGCCGTCCGCAGCGCGCACCTGCGCCTGCTGGCGTTGCTCGACCGGCTGGTCGACCAGAAGCGGAAGGAGCCGGGCGACGACCTCACCAGCGCCCTCGTCCACGCACGCAGGGGCGACGACCGGCTGTCCCAGACCGAACTGGTCGACCTGCTCCGGCTGACCCTGCTGGCGGGCCACGAGACCACCGCGCACCTGCTCGCCAACTCGATCATCAGCTTGTGCACCCACCGGGACCAGCTGGAGCTGGCCGTGAAGGACGACCTGTGGCCGAGGGTGGTCGAGGAGAGCCTGCGGGTGGACTCCCCGGTGCAGGCGAGCCCGTTCCGCTTCTCGCTCAAGGACACCACCGTCTGCGGCGTCGAGATCCCCGCGGGCGAGGCTCTGCTGATCTGCTTCGGCAGCGCGGGAACCGACCCGAACCAGTACGGGCCCACCGCGGACCAGTTCGACATCACCAGGCCGCAGCGCCCGCACCTCTCCTTCGCCTACGGCCCGCACTTCTGCGCCGGTGCGCCACTGGCCCGGCTCGAAGGCCGGATCGCGTTGGCGGAGTTGTTCGGCCGGTTCCCGGAAATGGAGCTCGCCGTTGCCGTCGAGGACATCCCGTACCGGCCGAACTTCGTCACCTATGGCCCCGCCGCGGTGCAGGTCCGGCTGAACCGGGACTAG
- a CDS encoding phospholipase D-like domain-containing protein, translating to MGAQISAGGVGWRRVVTLLFAATVGLGAVPAQAAVAAAPGAYTVFNNPTASTPDYRIESDLVSLVDGAPAGSEIHGEMFTWTRTPVATALKNAQARGVKVYLAVDREGSGGANLKPDNEAIKILKGAGLTRLVFCGNASYSSCISNRTGAINHNKVFMFSKTKNMTNAVWVASFNLTNSQNSQFNNAVVVHGDKPLYDFFDQHLDTMLNQKRTADYNKYFRSDTAQVRAYLSPRADSSGGTSAEHATDTVAQVLKYVKFESGCTVDVAHAQFTGPRKPVIDELIRVGKLGCKVRVLIGENLSQYVSDALKGQTNITVRQLPNLHSKYIVVKSHYNDAAKRQLVFTGSHNLTGPALRTHDETLIRVERPEVSKAYSDNFAAIWPKRA from the coding sequence ATGGGTGCACAAATTTCCGCAGGTGGAGTGGGGTGGCGCCGAGTCGTCACCCTGCTCTTCGCCGCGACAGTCGGCCTGGGGGCCGTTCCGGCGCAGGCGGCGGTGGCAGCCGCCCCGGGCGCGTACACCGTCTTCAACAACCCGACCGCGAGCACGCCCGACTACCGCATCGAGAGCGACCTGGTCAGCCTCGTCGACGGTGCGCCCGCGGGCTCGGAGATCCACGGTGAGATGTTCACCTGGACCAGGACCCCGGTCGCGACGGCGCTGAAGAACGCGCAGGCGCGCGGGGTGAAGGTCTACCTGGCGGTCGACCGGGAGGGCTCCGGTGGCGCCAACCTGAAGCCGGACAACGAGGCCATCAAGATCCTCAAGGGTGCCGGGCTGACCCGGCTGGTGTTCTGCGGGAACGCGAGCTACTCCTCGTGCATCAGCAACCGGACCGGCGCGATCAACCACAACAAGGTGTTCATGTTCTCCAAGACGAAGAACATGACGAACGCGGTGTGGGTGGCCTCCTTCAACCTGACCAACTCGCAGAACAGCCAGTTCAACAACGCGGTCGTCGTGCACGGCGACAAGCCCCTCTACGACTTCTTCGACCAGCACCTCGACACGATGCTGAACCAGAAGCGCACGGCGGACTACAACAAGTACTTCCGCTCCGACACCGCGCAGGTTCGCGCCTACCTGTCACCGCGGGCGGACTCCTCGGGCGGGACCTCCGCCGAGCACGCCACCGACACCGTCGCCCAGGTGCTGAAGTACGTGAAGTTCGAGTCGGGCTGCACCGTGGACGTCGCGCACGCGCAGTTCACCGGGCCGCGCAAGCCGGTGATCGACGAACTGATCCGCGTCGGCAAACTCGGCTGCAAGGTTCGCGTGCTGATCGGGGAGAACCTGAGCCAGTACGTGAGCGACGCCCTCAAGGGCCAGACGAACATCACGGTCCGCCAGCTGCCGAACCTGCACTCGAAGTACATCGTGGTGAAGTCGCACTACAACGACGCCGCCAAGCGGCAGTTGGTGTTCACCGGGTCGCACAACCTGACCGGTCCCGCGTTGCGCACGCACGACGAGACCCTGATCCGCGTGGAGCGCCCGGAGGTCTCGAAGGCCTACTCCGACAACTTCGCGGCGATCTGGCCCAAGCGCGCCTAG
- the purE gene encoding 5-(carboxyamino)imidazole ribonucleotide mutase, protein MAGTPLVGVIMGSDSDWPVMQAAADALAEFDVPHEVSVVSAHRTPQRMLDYAATAADRGLRVIIAGAGGAAHLPGMVASATVLPVIGVPVPLKYLDGMDSLLSIVQMPAGVPVATVSVGGARNAGLLAVRTLAAGTDELAVGLRGRMARFQADLERLVLDKDEALRERIGH, encoded by the coding sequence ATGGCAGGCACCCCGCTCGTCGGCGTGATCATGGGCAGCGACTCGGACTGGCCGGTGATGCAGGCCGCCGCCGACGCGCTGGCCGAGTTCGACGTGCCGCACGAGGTGAGCGTCGTCTCCGCCCACCGCACGCCGCAGCGGATGCTCGATTACGCCGCGACCGCGGCGGACCGGGGCCTGCGGGTGATCATCGCGGGCGCGGGCGGCGCGGCGCACCTGCCGGGGATGGTCGCCTCCGCGACGGTGCTGCCGGTGATCGGTGTGCCGGTGCCGCTGAAGTACCTGGACGGCATGGACTCGCTGCTGTCGATCGTGCAGATGCCCGCAGGGGTCCCGGTCGCCACGGTCTCGGTCGGCGGTGCGCGCAACGCGGGGCTGCTCGCGGTGCGCACGCTCGCGGCCGGGACGGACGAGCTGGCGGTCGGTCTGCGGGGCCGAATGGCCCGGTTCCAGGCGGACCTGGAGCGCCTCGTCCTGGACAAGGACGAGGCGCTGCGCGAGCGAATCGGCCACTGA
- a CDS encoding DoxX family protein, with protein MGKLVHALRDVVLLIARIGIGIVFIAHGVSKFGNLDGTAAGFGKMGIPMPTLSAYFAATVETVGGAALIVGALLPVVAVLLTVVMIGAGVFVHFKNGFFAQTGGYEFVMTLALAALALGFGGGGRYSVDAVLAARKGQPVSV; from the coding sequence GTGGGAAAGCTCGTGCACGCCCTGCGTGACGTGGTGCTGCTGATCGCCAGGATCGGTATCGGCATCGTGTTCATCGCGCACGGAGTCTCCAAGTTCGGCAACCTCGACGGCACGGCCGCGGGCTTCGGCAAGATGGGGATCCCGATGCCGACGCTGTCCGCCTACTTCGCCGCCACGGTGGAAACCGTGGGCGGGGCCGCGTTGATCGTCGGCGCGCTGCTGCCGGTCGTGGCGGTGCTGCTCACCGTGGTGATGATCGGCGCGGGCGTCTTCGTCCACTTCAAGAACGGCTTCTTCGCGCAGACGGGCGGCTACGAGTTCGTGATGACGCTCGCGCTCGCCGCGCTGGCGCTGGGCTTCGGCGGCGGGGGCAGGTACTCCGTCGACGCGGTGCTCGCCGCCCGCAAGGGGCAGCCGGTCTCGGTCTGA
- a CDS encoding pyridoxal phosphate-dependent aminotransferase gives MLSYQSAPVRTGLPQSATLAANERIRAIQATGESVVHLAFGEAGLPVLPEVAAALSAAATENSYGPTAGTEAVRAAAAGYLSRRGVPTEPDQIIAGPGSKPLLYALLTVLPGDIVLPRPSWVSYAAQAALAGKEVIWVDVPEHTGGVPDPEALENALLEARWKGQRPGVLVVTSPDNPTGTTPDAELVRQVCAVAERYGLVVISDEIYRDLAHDPDALLSPATVFPERTIVTTGLSKATALGGWRLGFCRIPATREGAQLRERLVGVASEVWSNPAMPVQTAAGYLLDEPTEVREYVRMGRDLHRRVVTEAHRLLVAAGASCRSPGGGFYLYPDLEPARRRVRLRSGMDLAEVLLTKYRVGVLCGEAFGDDPRALRFRMATSLLYGANDVQRWEALHSADPVALPWIADALNRLAEAVDDLTGGSTG, from the coding sequence ATGCTCAGCTACCAGAGCGCGCCGGTCCGCACGGGCCTGCCGCAGTCGGCGACACTCGCCGCGAACGAACGCATCCGCGCCATCCAGGCCACCGGCGAGTCGGTGGTGCACCTCGCGTTCGGCGAGGCGGGGCTGCCGGTGCTTCCCGAGGTCGCCGCCGCGCTCTCCGCCGCCGCCACCGAGAACTCCTACGGCCCCACCGCGGGCACCGAGGCCGTGCGCGCCGCGGCCGCCGGCTACCTCAGCCGCAGGGGCGTGCCGACCGAACCGGACCAGATCATCGCCGGGCCCGGCAGCAAGCCGCTGCTGTACGCGCTGCTCACGGTGCTGCCGGGGGACATCGTGCTGCCGCGGCCGAGCTGGGTCAGCTACGCCGCGCAGGCCGCGCTCGCGGGCAAGGAGGTCATCTGGGTCGACGTCCCGGAGCACACCGGCGGCGTGCCCGATCCGGAGGCGCTGGAGAACGCGCTGCTGGAGGCGCGGTGGAAGGGCCAGCGGCCCGGCGTCCTGGTGGTCACCTCGCCGGACAACCCGACCGGCACCACGCCGGACGCGGAGCTGGTGCGCCAGGTGTGCGCGGTCGCCGAGCGCTACGGGCTGGTGGTGATCTCCGACGAGATCTACCGCGACCTGGCGCACGACCCGGACGCGCTGCTGAGCCCGGCGACGGTGTTCCCGGAGCGCACGATCGTCACCACCGGGCTGAGCAAGGCCACCGCGCTGGGCGGCTGGCGGCTGGGCTTCTGCCGGATTCCGGCGACCAGGGAGGGCGCGCAGCTGCGGGAGCGGCTGGTCGGCGTGGCCAGCGAGGTGTGGTCGAACCCGGCGATGCCGGTGCAGACCGCGGCCGGGTACCTGCTCGACGAGCCGACCGAGGTGCGCGAGTACGTCCGGATGGGCCGTGACCTGCACCGCAGGGTGGTCACCGAGGCGCACCGGCTGCTCGTCGCCGCGGGCGCCTCGTGCCGGTCCCCCGGCGGCGGCTTCTACCTCTACCCGGACCTGGAGCCCGCGAGGCGGCGGGTCCGCCTGCGCTCCGGGATGGACCTGGCGGAGGTGCTGCTGACGAAGTACCGGGTCGGTGTGCTCTGCGGTGAGGCCTTCGGCGATGATCCGAGGGCACTGCGCTTCCGGATGGCGACGAGCCTGCTCTACGGGGCCAACGACGTGCAGCGGTGGGAAGCCCTGCACAGCGCCGATCCGGTGGCGCTGCCCTGGATCGCCGACGCGCTCAACCGCCTCGCCGAAGCCGTCGACGACCTCACCGGAGGGAGCACTGGGTGA
- a CDS encoding acyl-CoA dehydrogenase: MDPSFGTYQLAEEHDALRDAVRALAEKEIAPHAAEVDEQERFPSEARDALVKAGFAAVHVPESYGGEGADSVATCIVIEEIARVCGSSSLIPAVNKLGTMPILLSGSEELKQKVMPSIASGESMASYALSEREAGSDTASMRTRARLDGDNWVLNGTKCWITNAGISDWYTVMAVTDPNAEKKSNGISAFVVHKDDPGFEVGPKERKLGIKGSPTREIYFSDCAIPADRIIGEPGTGLKTALRTLDHTRPTIGAQAVGIAQGALDAAIAYVKDRKQFGKSIADFQGVQFMLADMAMKIEAARHMVYVAAAKAERGEPNLGFITAAAKCYASDVAMEVTTDAVQLFGGAGYTRDFPVERMMRDAKITQIYEGTNQIQRVVMSRALLK; the protein is encoded by the coding sequence GTGGACCCGAGCTTCGGCACCTACCAACTGGCCGAGGAGCACGACGCCCTCCGCGATGCGGTGCGCGCGTTGGCAGAGAAGGAGATCGCCCCGCACGCCGCCGAGGTCGACGAGCAGGAGCGGTTCCCCAGCGAGGCGCGTGACGCGCTGGTCAAGGCGGGCTTCGCCGCCGTGCACGTGCCGGAGTCCTACGGCGGTGAGGGTGCCGACTCGGTGGCGACCTGCATCGTCATCGAGGAGATCGCCCGCGTCTGCGGCTCCTCCTCGCTGATCCCGGCGGTCAACAAGCTCGGCACCATGCCGATCCTGCTCTCCGGCTCCGAGGAGCTGAAGCAGAAGGTGATGCCGTCCATCGCCAGCGGCGAGTCCATGGCCTCCTACGCGCTGTCGGAGCGCGAGGCGGGCTCGGACACCGCGTCGATGCGCACCCGCGCGCGGCTCGACGGCGACAACTGGGTGCTCAACGGCACCAAGTGCTGGATCACCAACGCGGGCATCTCCGACTGGTACACCGTGATGGCGGTCACCGACCCCAACGCGGAGAAGAAGTCCAACGGCATCTCGGCGTTCGTGGTGCACAAGGACGACCCGGGCTTCGAGGTCGGCCCGAAGGAGCGCAAGCTCGGCATCAAGGGCTCGCCGACCCGCGAGATCTACTTCTCCGACTGCGCCATCCCGGCGGACCGGATCATCGGCGAACCCGGCACCGGCCTCAAGACCGCGCTGCGCACGCTGGACCACACCCGCCCGACGATCGGCGCGCAGGCCGTCGGCATCGCGCAGGGCGCGCTCGACGCGGCGATCGCCTACGTCAAGGACCGCAAGCAGTTCGGCAAGTCCATCGCCGACTTCCAGGGCGTGCAGTTCATGCTCGCCGACATGGCGATGAAGATCGAGGCCGCTCGGCACATGGTCTACGTCGCCGCGGCGAAGGCGGAGCGCGGCGAGCCCAACCTCGGCTTCATCACCGCCGCCGCCAAGTGCTACGCCTCCGACGTGGCCATGGAGGTCACCACCGACGCCGTCCAGCTCTTCGGCGGCGCGGGCTACACGCGTGACTTCCCGGTGGAGCGGATGATGCGCGACGCCAAGATCACCCAGATCTACGAGGGCACCAACCAGATCCAGCGCGTGGTCATGTCCCGCGCGCTGCTGAAGTGA
- a CDS encoding TIGR03089 family protein, producing the protein MNVTEALFAPLMADSARPLVSHYDDADGTRIELSRATVANWAAKTANWLRDEVAMEPGARVLVALPAHWQTVGVLLGAWWAGASVVTDPEAGDFEVAFVPQGFEVEAETVAAVALDPLGRGIRNPEPGTVDYIGEIRVHGDFFRSYAVVPGEQPALNEVTVEELIALARSRAAEQGIGDGDRVLSDGDWHSPKSIVDGLVAVIAAGAALVQCTNPDPAKLADRRRTERITVDLTAA; encoded by the coding sequence ATGAACGTCACCGAAGCCCTGTTCGCCCCGCTCATGGCTGACTCGGCGCGGCCGCTGGTGAGCCATTACGACGACGCGGACGGCACGCGCATCGAGCTGTCCAGGGCAACGGTGGCGAACTGGGCGGCGAAGACGGCGAACTGGCTGCGTGACGAGGTCGCCATGGAGCCGGGAGCGCGCGTGCTGGTGGCGCTGCCCGCGCACTGGCAGACCGTCGGCGTGCTGCTCGGTGCGTGGTGGGCGGGCGCTTCGGTGGTGACCGACCCCGAGGCGGGCGACTTCGAGGTCGCCTTCGTGCCGCAGGGGTTCGAGGTGGAGGCGGAGACCGTCGCGGCGGTGGCGCTGGACCCGCTCGGCCGCGGCATCCGCAACCCCGAGCCCGGCACCGTGGACTACATCGGCGAGATCCGGGTGCACGGGGACTTCTTCCGGTCCTACGCGGTCGTTCCCGGGGAGCAGCCCGCGCTGAACGAGGTGACCGTGGAAGAGCTGATCGCGCTGGCCCGCTCGCGCGCCGCGGAACAGGGCATCGGCGACGGCGACCGCGTGCTGTCCGATGGGGACTGGCACTCTCCGAAGTCCATTGTGGACGGATTGGTCGCGGTGATCGCGGCGGGTGCGGCACTGGTGCAGTGCACCAACCCCGACCCGGCCAAGCTCGCCGACCGCCGCCGCACCGAGCGGATCACCGTCGACCTCACGGCGGCCTGA
- a CDS encoding MurR/RpiR family transcriptional regulator, translated as MSDAPTSFAELSELLRSDSAGFTPSQRTLAERVLSDPEGIAFKTVSELARDVGVNEATVVRFAQRCGLSGYPALVKLCREHLSGQAQLVRRLGSLADAPDELLSKAVELDKQNLTRTLARVDPDAWHRAVGALAGARRVHVMGLRKSHSVAYLLAYLLDLVLDDVSLVIPGPGTLTDRLRRLESSDVLVAVSLHRYAADTVRAVRQAKSAGATTIALTDTAASPLADLADSVFFADTAGAGLLRSVTALVGLAQAMAAGVAARRADQAPEALRRQEELLVAFNTYHP; from the coding sequence GTGAGCGACGCGCCGACGTCGTTCGCCGAGCTGAGCGAGCTGCTGCGGAGCGATTCCGCGGGCTTCACGCCCTCGCAGCGGACGCTGGCCGAACGCGTGCTGTCCGATCCGGAGGGCATCGCCTTCAAGACGGTCAGCGAGCTGGCCCGCGACGTCGGGGTGAACGAGGCGACGGTGGTCCGCTTCGCCCAACGGTGCGGCCTGTCGGGTTATCCCGCGCTCGTGAAGCTCTGCCGCGAGCACCTGTCCGGTCAGGCGCAGCTGGTGCGCAGGCTCGGATCGCTCGCGGACGCGCCGGACGAGCTGCTCAGCAAGGCCGTCGAGCTGGACAAGCAGAACCTCACCCGCACCCTGGCCAGGGTCGACCCGGACGCGTGGCACCGGGCCGTCGGGGCCCTGGCCGGAGCGCGCCGGGTGCACGTGATGGGGCTGCGCAAGTCGCACTCCGTCGCCTACCTGCTGGCCTACCTGCTGGACCTGGTGCTCGACGACGTCTCCCTGGTGATCCCCGGCCCCGGCACCCTCACGGACCGGTTGCGCCGCCTGGAGTCCAGCGACGTGCTCGTGGCCGTGTCGCTGCACCGCTACGCCGCCGACACCGTCCGCGCCGTGCGCCAGGCGAAGTCCGCGGGAGCCACCACGATCGCCCTCACCGACACCGCGGCGTCCCCCTTGGCCGACCTGGCCGACTCCGTCTTCTTCGCCGACACCGCCGGCGCCGGCCTGCTCCGCTCGGTGACCGCCCTCGTCGGCCTGGCGCAGGCGATGGCCGCCGGAGTCGCCGCACGGCGCGCCGACCAAGCGCCAGAAGCCTTGCGCCGTCAGGAAGAGCTCCTGGTCGCGTTCAACACCTACCACCCCTGA
- a CDS encoding LCP family protein: MPDRPRPKDHDEGSEQAEKFVPLDPAEQPEPAEARRGKGKRIAVNSVRVLAALLSAIALAVSGVSWATLERLQDNVSTTDVVNQLGSQPGAPPARDGATDILLVGSDSRTDAQGNELPASVLRQLRTEANASLNTDTVIVLRIPDNGGKATAISIPRDTYVKVPGFEDAKINAAYVLGKNRRLGELDAQRVTDRLRRERESDQAGRLALGRAVQELTGLRVDHYAEVNLYGFYLLTEALGGVEVCLRQSTSDPDSGANFRRGRQSISGGDALAFVRQRSGLPRGDIDRVVRQQVFMAAVVNKMLSSGTLTDPAKLSALFDAARKSLVFDEGWEPLTLARQFQGLAAGNFEFRTIPVVNINARNDRGQSIVAVDVNAVRAWVTGLVGATPPKMAGRAPLRLDGAAQPNTSEEPITAGGIPCVY; encoded by the coding sequence GTGCCGGACCGGCCGCGCCCGAAGGACCACGACGAGGGGTCCGAGCAGGCCGAGAAGTTCGTTCCGCTCGACCCCGCCGAACAGCCGGAGCCAGCGGAAGCCCGGCGCGGCAAGGGGAAGCGGATCGCGGTGAACTCGGTCCGCGTCCTCGCCGCGCTGCTGTCGGCGATCGCGCTCGCGGTGAGCGGGGTGAGCTGGGCCACCCTGGAACGCTTGCAGGACAACGTCAGCACCACCGACGTGGTGAACCAGCTCGGCAGCCAGCCCGGCGCGCCGCCCGCGCGCGACGGGGCCACCGACATCCTGCTGGTCGGCAGCGACAGCCGCACCGACGCGCAGGGCAACGAGCTGCCCGCCAGCGTGCTGCGGCAGCTGCGCACGGAGGCCAACGCCAGTCTGAACACCGACACGGTGATCGTGTTGCGCATCCCCGACAACGGCGGCAAGGCCACCGCGATCTCCATTCCCCGCGACACCTACGTGAAGGTGCCCGGCTTCGAGGATGCCAAGATCAACGCCGCGTACGTGCTCGGCAAGAACCGGCGCCTCGGCGAGCTGGACGCGCAGCGCGTCACCGACCGCCTCCGCCGGGAACGCGAGTCCGACCAGGCGGGCAGGCTTGCGCTCGGCCGCGCGGTGCAGGAGCTGACGGGGCTGCGCGTGGACCACTACGCGGAGGTCAACCTCTACGGCTTCTACCTGCTGACCGAGGCTCTCGGCGGTGTCGAGGTGTGCCTGCGCCAGTCCACAAGCGACCCGGACTCCGGCGCGAACTTCCGCCGGGGCAGGCAGTCCATCTCCGGCGGGGACGCGCTGGCGTTCGTGCGGCAGCGCTCCGGCCTGCCCCGCGGCGACATCGACCGCGTTGTCCGGCAGCAGGTGTTCATGGCGGCCGTGGTGAACAAGATGCTCTCCAGCGGCACGCTGACCGATCCCGCCAAGCTGTCCGCGCTCTTCGACGCCGCGCGCAAGTCGCTGGTCTTCGACGAGGGCTGGGAGCCGCTGACCCTGGCCAGGCAGTTCCAGGGCCTCGCGGCGGGCAACTTCGAGTTCCGCACCATCCCGGTGGTCAACATCAACGCCCGCAACGATCGCGGCCAGAGCATCGTGGCCGTGGACGTGAACGCGGTCCGGGCCTGGGTCACCGGCCTCGTCGGCGCTACCCCACCGAAGATGGCCGGGCGCGCGCCGCTCAGACTGGACGGGGCGGCGCAGCCCAACACAAGCGAGGAACCGATCACCGCGGGCGGGATCCCCTGCGTGTACTGA